In Scatophagus argus isolate fScaArg1 chromosome 3, fScaArg1.pri, whole genome shotgun sequence, one genomic interval encodes:
- the gpr61l gene encoding probable G-protein coupled receptor, whose translation MANKTGPMIASVPDHSVTHLTTAPWEPNPTVPANVGVVTSSQSQMKDLFGLFCMVTLNLIALLANTGVMVAIARAPHLKRFAFVCHLCAVDLVCAILLMPLGIISSSPFFGTVVFTVLECQVYIFLNVFLICLTILTITAISVERYFYIVHPMRYEVKMTINVAIGVMLLIWVKSAILASVTLFGWPAYGHQSSIAAAHCSLHASHSHLRSVFAVLFSVVCFLVPAVVIFTVYCAVYKVARSAALQQVPAVPTWANASPAKNRSDSINSQTTMIATTRTLPQRLSPERAFSGGKAALTLVFIVGQFLVCWLPFFIFHLHMSLTGSMQSPGDLEEAVTWMAYSSFAVNPFFYGLLNRQIREELVKFRRCCLTQPAEFGASSHEGSLQENFLQFIQRTSNIAETLSGSGNSCDKNTMDQGTKIPGLIPEEHA comes from the coding sequence ATGGCCAACAAAACTGGTCCCATGATTGCTTCTGTGCCAGATCACTCGGTGACACACCTCACCACTGCCCCATGGGAGCCCAATCCCACAGTTCCTGCCAATGTGGGCGTTGTCACAAGCTCGCAGTCACAGATGAAAGACCTTTTTGGGTTGTTTTGCATGGTGACTCTTAACCTCATTGCTTTGCTGGCCAACACAGGGGTAATGGTGGCCATTGCTCGTGCCCCTCACCTGAAGCggtttgcttttgtgtgtcaCCTTTGTGCAGTGGACCTGGTGTGTGCCATCCTCCTCATGCCTTTAGGTATCATATCCAGCTCACCTTTCTTTGGCACTGTGGTGTTTACTGTTCTGGAGTGTCAGGTTTACATTTTTCTCAATGTTTTCCTCATCTGTCTGACCATTCTGACCATCACGGCCATTAGTGTTGAGCGTTACTTCTATATTGTACACCCCATGCGCTATGAAGTGAAGATGACCATCAACGTCGCTATTGGTGTGATGCTCCTAATCTGGGTTAAGTCAGCCATCTTAGCTTCGGTGACGCTGTTTGGATGGCCAGCTTACGGACATCAGAGCTCTATAGCTGCAGCTCACTGCTCTCTCCATGCAAGCCACAGTCATCTAAgaagtgtgtttgctgtgctcTTCAGTGTGGTGTGTTTCCTGGTTCCTGCAGTGGTTATCTTTACTGTTTACTGTGCTGTATACAAGGTAGCTCGTTCTGCAGCCCTGCAGCAAGTTCCTGCTGTGCCTACATGGGCAAACGCGAGCCCTGCTAAGAATCGCTCAGACTCAATCAACAGTCAGACCACCATGATTGCCACCACTCGTACTCTGCCCCAAAGACTATCTCCAGAGAGGGCTTTCAGTGGAGGCAAGGCAGCCCTTACTTTAGTATTTATTGTGGGCCAGTTCTTGGTTTGTTGGCTGcctttcttcattttccacCTCCACATGTCTCTGACTGGCTCTATGCAGAGTCCTGGGGACTTGGAGGAGGCAGTCACCTGGATGGCCTACTCCTCCTTTGCAGTTAACCCATTCTTCTACGGCCTGTTGAACAGACAGATCAGAGAAGAGTTGGTAAAGTTTCGACGCTGCTGCTTGACCCAGCCAGCAGAATTTGGGGCATCCAGCCACGAAGGTTCCCTACAGGAGAACTTCCTCCAGTTTATCCAAAGAACCAGCAACATAGCCGAAACCCTGTCCGGCTCTGGCAACTCCTGTGACAAAAACACTATGGACCAAGGTACAAAGATCCCTGGACTAATACCTGAGGAGCATGCTTAG
- the cav3 gene encoding caveolin-3 yields MADQYQYNANEEKIVKDSHTKEIDLINRDPKQINDDVVKVEFEDVIAEPDGTHSLDGVWKLSYTTFTVSKYWCYRILSAIFGIPVALLWGFLFACISFCHIWAVVPCIKSCVIESQCISRIYSLCIQTFCDPFFEALGKIFSSVRVALRKEV; encoded by the exons ATGGCGGATCAGTACCAGTACAACGCCAATGAGGAGAAGATTGTGAAGGACAGCCACACCAAGGAGATCGATTTAATTAACAGAGACCCCAAGCAGATCAATGATGACGTGGTGAAG GTGGAATTTGAGGATGTCATTGCAGAGCCTGATGGCACACACAGCCTTGATGGAGTGTGGAAGCTCAGCTACACCACCTTCACTGTGTCCAAGTACTGGTGCTACCGCATCTTGTCTGCAATCTTCGGCATCCCCGTTGCTCTGCTTTGGGGCTTCCTGTTTGCATGCATCTCCTTCTGCCATATCTGGGCTGTGGTTCCCTGCATCAAGAGCTGTGTGATCGAGTCGCAGTGCATCAGCCGCATCTACTCCCTCTGCATTCAGACCTTCTGCGATCCTTTCTTTGAGGCCCTGGGCAAGATCTTCAGTAGTGTGCGTGTTGCACTGCGCAAAGAGGTCTAA
- the LOC124057129 gene encoding caveolin-2-like, translating into MTTAVSQAETQLNLLEMEDQRLKDSRPAGEPMEVRVDVQSEDLNSTPGDTKSLIHGRDPKNVNKCLKVTFEDVIAEPSSVRSFDKVWLWSHALFEVSRLWCYRFISLLLAVPVSLAAGLLFAVLSCLHIWLIMPCVQLLLINMHWVQTAWGNILNIVISPLFTSTGKCCGQIIIHLPQEKTDRKIHNNTV; encoded by the exons ATGACCACAGCAGTCAGTCAAGCTGAGACACAGCTCAACCTATTGGAAATGGAGGACCAGAGATTAAAAGACAGCAGGCCAGCAGGGGAACCGATGGAAGTCAGAGTGGATGTGCAATCTGAAGATCTGAATTCCACCCCAGGGGACACAAAGTCACTGATTCATGGCAGGGAtccaaaaaatgtcaacaaatgtcTTAAG GTCACGTTTGAAGATGTGATTGCTGAGCCCTCTTCAGTGCGGAGCTTTGATAAAGTGTGGCTGTGGAGTCACGCCCTGTTTGAGGTGTCCAGATTGTGGTGCTACCGTTTCATCTCACTCCTTCTCGCAGTGCCTGTTTCATTGGCAGCAGGGCTCCTCTTTGCTGTGCTCAGCTGCCTTCACATCTG gTTGATCATGCCCTGTGTGCAGCTCCTTCTTATCAACATGCACTGGGTCCAGACAGCATGGGGCAACATACTGAACATTGTCATCAGCCCCTTATTTACCAGCACTGGAAAGTGCTGTGGTCAAATCATCATCCATCTGCCgcaagaaaagacagacagaaaaatacacaacaacacagtgtga